A window of the Choristoneura fumiferana chromosome 30, NRCan_CFum_1, whole genome shotgun sequence genome harbors these coding sequences:
- the LOC141444824 gene encoding uncharacterized protein isoform X3, protein MRLSIALLGLVALAAVSGLPQPRVDLTEQVIQQETTSSATFSSSSSSTEREVIKDGGEDIEESSSTANSEQHQSSSSISREEIISQSVDKDDSSSRSQSEQSSQFSSQSELLTQVSGGKFINKSSSQQEQEAISSESESIAKSSKNSRMSSESEEERSASSKKSIKSSKSSKQEMSASKSNRSTSEKRSESSREEDYQEEMIKRRLSKKTDQSDDDCDEGPDGQGRPSKPEQPGKPGPPGKPEQSNHQGHPGKPGQPGQPGKPGQPGQPGQPGQPGQPGKPDQPGQPDQPGGPGKPGQPGKPGQPGKPGQPGKPGKPGQPGQPGQPGKPGQPGKPGQPGKPGQPGKPRQPGQPGQPGQPGQPGQPGQPCQPGQPGQPEEPNQPDQPGGPGEPGQPGKPGQPGQPGQTGKPGQPGKPGNPGQPWQPGQPGQPGKPGQPEQPDQPGGPGKPEQPGKPGQPGKPGKPGQPGQPGQPGKPGQPGKPGKPGQPGQPGQPGKPGQPGKPGQPGKPGQPGQPGQPCQPGQPGQPEEPNQPDQPGGPGKPGQPGKPGQPGQPGQPGKPGQPGKPGKPGQPWQPGQPEQPGKPGQPGKPGQPGQPGQPGQPGQPGQPGQPEEPNQPDQPGGPGEPGQPGKPGQPGKPGQPGKPGQPGKPGQPGQPGQPEQPGGPGEPGQPGKPGQPGKPGQPGQPGQPGQPGKPGQPGQPGQPGQPGQPCQPGQPGQPEEPNQPDQPGGPGEPGQPGKPGQPGKPGQPGKPGKPGQPGQPGQPGKPGQPGKPGQPGKPGQPGQPGQPEQPGGPGEPGQPGKPGQPGKPGQPGQPGQPGQPGKPGQPGQPGQPGQPGQPCQPGQPGQPEEPNQPDQPGGPGEPGQPGKPGQPGKPGKPGQPGQPGQPGKPGQPGKPGQPGQPGQPGQPCQPGQPGQPEEPNQPDQPGGPGKPGQPGQPGQPGKPGQPGKPGKPGQPWQPGQPEQPGKPGQPGKPGQPGQPGQPGQPGQPGQPGQPEEPNQPDQPGGPGEPGQPGKPGQPGKPGQPGKPGQPGKPGQPGQPGQPGQPGGPGESGQPGKPGQPGKPGQPGQPGQPGKPGQPGKPGQPGQPGQPGQPGQPGQPEEPNQPDQPGGPGEPGQPGKPGQPGKPGKPGQPGQPGQPGKPGQPGQPGKPGQPGQPGQPGKPGQPGKPGQPGQPGQPCQPGQPGQPEEPNQPDQPGGPGKPGQPGKPGQPGQPGQPGKPGQPGKPGKPGQPWQPGQPEQPGKPGQPGKPGQPGQPGQPGQPGQPGQPGQPEEPNQPDQPGGPGEPGQPGKPGQPGKPGQPGQPGQPEQPGGPGEPGKPEQPDQPGGPGKPGQPGKPGQPGKPGQPGQPGQPEQPGGPGEPGKPGKPGQPGKPGQPGQPGQPGQPGKPGQPGQPGQPGQPCQPGQPGQPEEPNQPDQPGGPGEPGQPGKPGQPGQPGQPGKPGQPGKPGNPGQPWQPGQPGQPEQPDQPGGPGKPEQPGKPGQPGKPGMPGQPGQPGQPGKPGQPGKPGKPGQPGQPGQPGKPGQPGKPGQPGKPGQPGQPGQPCQPGQPGQPEEPNQPDQPGGPGKPGQPGKPGQPGKPGQPGQPGQPGKPGQPGKPGKPGQPWQPGQPEQPGKPGQPGKPGQPGQPGQPGQPGQPGQPGQPEEPNQPDQPGGPGEPGQPGKPGQPGKPGQPGKPGQPGKPGQPGQPGQPGQPGGPGEPGQPGKPGQPGKPGQPGQPGQPGKPGQPGKPGQPGQPGQPGQPGQPCQSGQPGQPEEPNQPDQPGGPGEPGQPGKPGQPGQPGQPGKPGQPWQPGQPGQPEQPDQPGGPGKPEQPGKPGQPGKPGKPGQPGQPGQPGKPGQPGKPGKPEQPDQPGGPGKPGQPGKPGQPGKPGQPGQPGQPCQPGQPGQPEEPNQPDQPGGPGKPGQPGKPGQPGQPGQPGKPGQPGKPGKPGQPWQPGQPGQPGKPDQPGQPGQQGQPGQADQPGQTGQPDQPGTAGKPGKGGKTIHTSATSSQAQREQRASSQSNYEAIDANGNSFQKKSEQQQVSSEQASSSSFDKEEFDRDGSFKKSSHKQASVGQEASSSESSEMQKSQGGGSDVRKSSQTQSESQRQAAFSNQEEFSSGGSSSSSEQVMKESSLVKSEQSSSSASETSSSEADLSSDERSRSSFSSSSSSSSSFSSSSSSSSETIEEEC, encoded by the exons ATGCGGTTGTCAATAGCTCTTTTGGGCTTAGTG gctcTGGCGGCCGTCAGTGGTCTGCCAC AACCCAGGGTCGACTTGACTGAACAGGTCATACAGCAGGAAACTACTTCCTCAGCGACCTTCAGCTCGTCATCATCCTCCACTGAAAGAGAG GTGATCAAGGATGGGGGAGAGGACATCGAAGAGTCTTCGTCTACTGCCAATAGTGAACAGCACCAGAGCAGCTCGTCCATCAGCCGCGAAGAAATAATCTCCCAGTCAG TTGACAAAGATGACAGCAGTTCCAGAAGCCAGAGTGAACAATCGAGTCAGTTTAGCTCTCAGAGCGAGCTGCTGACCCAGGTCAGCGGGGGCAAGTTCATAAACAAGTCCAGCTCACAGCAAGAGCAGGAAGCTATCAGCAG CGAAAGCGAATCGATTGCGAAATCTAGTAAAAACAGCAGGATGTCTTCTGAAAGCGAGGAGGAACGCAGTGCGAGCAGCAAAAAGTCCATCAAGTCTTCCAAATCAAGTAAACAAGAAATGTCCGCAAGCAAAAGCAACAGATCTACCTCCGAGAAGAGGTCTGAGTCAAGTCGGGAAGAAGACTATCAAGAAGAAATGATTAAAAGACGATTGAGCAAGAAAACAGACCAGTCTGATGACGATTGCGACGAAGGCCCAGATGGACAAGGACGACCAAGCAAGCCAGAACaaccaggcaaaccaggaccGCCAGGTAAACCAGAACAATCTAACCATCAAGGGCATCCAGGCaaaccaggtcaaccaggacagccaggcaaaccaggacagccaggtcaaccagggcagccaggacaaccaggacagccaggcaaaccagatCAACCAGGTCAGCCAGATCAACCAGGTGgtccaggcaaaccaggacagccaggcaaaccaggacagccaggcaaaccaggacagccaggcaaaccaggaaagccaggacaaccagggcaaccaggacagccaggcaaaccaggacagccaggcaaaccaggacagccaggcaaaccaggacagccaggcaaaccaagacaaccaggtcaaccagggcagccaggacaaccaggacaaccaggccAACCAGGGCAACCATgccaaccaggacagccaggtcaaccagaaGAACCAAACCAGCCAGATCAACCAGGTGGTCCAGGcgaaccaggacagccaggcaaaccaggacagccaggtcaaccaggacaaacaggcaaaccaggacagccaggcaaaccaggaaaCCCAGGACAACCATGgcagccaggacaaccaggacagccaggcaaaccaggtcAACCAGAGCAGCCAGATCAACCAGGTGGTCCAGGCAAACCAGaacagccaggcaaaccaggacagccaggcaaaccaggaaagccaggacaaccagggcaaccaggacagccaggcaaaccaggacagccaggcaaaccaggaaagccaggacaaccagggcaaccaggacagccaggcaaaccaggacagccaggcaaaccaggacagccaggcaaaccaggacaaccaggccAACCAGGGCAACCATgccaaccaggacagccaggtcaaccagaaGAACCAAACCAGCCAGATCAACCAGGTGgtccaggcaaaccaggacagccaggcaaaccaggacagccaggtcaaccagggcaaccaggcaaaccaggacagccaggcaaaccaggaaaGCCAGGACAACCATGGCAGCCAGGACAACCAGaacagccaggcaaaccaggacagccaggcaaaccagggcagccaggacaaccaggacaaccaggccAACCagggcaaccaggacagccaggtcaaccagaaGAACCAAACCAGCCAGATCAACCAGGTGGTCCAGGcgaaccaggacagccaggcaaaccaggacagccaggcaaaccaggacagccaggcaaaccaggacagccaggcaaaccaggacaaccaggtcaaccagggCAGCCAGAACAACCAGGTGGTCCAGGcgaaccaggacagccaggcaaaccaggacagccaggcaaaccaggacagccaggtcaaccagggcAACCAGgccagccaggcaaaccagggcagccaggacaaccaggacaaccaggccAACCAGGGCAACCATgccaaccaggacagccaggtcaaccagaaGAACCAAACCAGCCAGATCAACCAGGTGGTCCAGGcgaaccaggacagccaggcaaaccaggacagccag gcaaaccaggacagccaggcaaaccaggaaagccaggacaaccagggcaaccaggacagccaggcaaaccaggacagccaggcaaaccaggacagccaggcaaaccaggacaaccaggtcaaccagggCAGCCAGAACAACCAGGTGGTCCAGGcgaaccaggacagccaggcaaaccaggacagccaggcaaaccaggacagccaggtcaaccagggcAACCAGgccagccaggcaaaccagggcagccaggacaaccaggacaaccaggccAACCAGGGCAACCATgccaaccaggacagccaggtcaaccagaaGAACCAAACCAGCCAGATCAACCAGGTGGTCCAGGcgaaccaggacagccaggcaaaccaggacagccag gcaaaccaggaaagccaggacaaccagggcaaccaggacagccaggcaaaccaggacagccaggcaaaccaggacaaccaggacaaccaggccAACCAGGGCAACCATgccaaccaggacagccaggtcaaccagaaGAACCAAACCAGCCAGATCAACCAGGTGgtccaggcaaaccaggacagccaggtcaaccagggcaaccaggcaaaccaggacagccaggcaaaccaggaaaGCCAGGACAACCATGGCAGCCAGGACAACCAGaacagccaggcaaaccaggacagccaggcaaaccggggcagccaggacaaccaggacaaccaggccAACCagggcaaccaggacagccaggtcaaccagaaGAACCAAACCAGCCAGATCAACCAGGTGGTCCAGGcgaaccaggacagccaggcaaaccaggacagccaggcaaaccaggacagccaggcaaaccaggacagccaggcaaaccaggacaaccaggtcaaccagggcagccaggacaaccaggtgGTCCAGGCGAATcaggacagccaggcaaaccaggacagccaggcaaaccaggacagccaggtcaaccagggcaaccaggcaaaccaggacagccaggcaaaccagggcagccaggacaaccaggacaaccaggccaaccaggacagccaggtcaaccagaaGAACCAAACCAGCCAGATCAACCAGGTGGTCCAGGcgaaccaggacagccaggcaaaccaggacagccaggcaaaccaggaaagccaggacaaccagggcaaccaggacagccaggcaaaccaggacagccaggccaACCAGGAaagccaggacaaccagggcaaccaggacagccaggcaaaccaggacagccaggcaaaccaggacaaccaggccAACCAGGGCAACCATgccaaccaggacagccaggtcaaccagaaGAACCAAACCAGCCAGATCAACCAGGTGgtccaggcaaaccaggacagccaggcaaaccaggacagccaggtcaaccagggcaaccaggcaaaccaggacagccaggcaaaccaggaaaGCCAGGACAACCATGGCAGCCAGGACAACCAGaacagccaggcaaaccagggcagccaggcaaaccagggcagccaggacaaccaggacaaccaggccAACCagggcaaccaggacagccaggtcaaccagaaGAACCAAACCAGCCAGATCAACCAGGTGGTCCAGGcgaaccaggacagccaggcaaaccaggacagccaggcaaaccaggacaaccaggtcaaccagggCAGCCAGAACAACCAGGTGGTCCAGGCGAACCAGGAAAGCCAGAACAACCAGATCAACCAGGTGgtccaggcaaaccaggacagccaggcaaaccaggacagccaggcaaaccaggacaaccaggtcaaccagggCAGCCAGAACAACCAGGTGGTCCAGGCGAACCAGGaaagccaggcaaaccaggacagccaggcaaaccaggacagccaggtcaaccagggcAACCAGgccagccaggcaaaccagggcagccaggacaaccaggacaaccagggcAACCATgccaaccaggacagccaggtcaaccagaaGAACCAAACCAGCCAGATCAACCAGGTGGTCCAGGcgaaccaggacagccaggcaaaccaggacagccaggtcaaccaggacaaccaggcaaaccaggacagccaggcaaaccaggaaaCCCAGGACAACCATGgcagccaggacaaccaggacaacCAGAGCAGCCAGATCAACCAGGTGGTCCAGGCAAACCAGaacagccaggcaaaccaggacagccaggcaaaccaggaatgccaggacaaccagggcaaccaggacagccaggcaaaccaggacagccaggcaaaccaggaaagccaggacaaccagggcaaccaggacagccaggcaaaccaggacagccaggcaaaccaggacagccaggcaaaccaggacaaccaggccAACCAGGGCAACCATgccaaccaggacagccaggtcaaccagaaGAACCAAACCAGCCAGATCAACCAGGTGgtccaggcaaaccaggacagccaggcaaaccaggacagccaggcaaaccaggacagccaggtcaaccagggcagccaggcaaaccaggacagccaggcaaaccaggaaaGCCAGGACAACCATGGCAGCCAGGACAACCAGaacagccaggcaaaccaggacagccaggcaaaccagggcagccaggacaaccaggacaaccaggccAACCagggcaaccaggacagccaggtcaaccagaaGAACCAAACCAGCCAGATCAACCAGGTGGTCCAGGcgaaccaggacagccaggcaaaccaggacagccaggcaaaccaggacagccaggcaaaccaggacagccaggcaaaccaggacaaccaggtcaaccagggcagccaggacaaccaggtgGTCCAGGcgaaccaggacagccaggcaaaccaggacagccaggcaaaccaggacagccaggtcaaccagggcaaccaggcaaaccaggacagccaggcaaaccagggcagccaggacaaccaggacaaccaggccAACCAGGGCAACCATGCCAatcaggacagccaggtcaaccagaaGAACCAAACCAGCCAGATCAACCAGGTGGTCCAGGcgaaccaggacagccaggcaaaccaggacagccaggtcaaccaggacaaccaggcaaaccaggacaaccatggcagccaggacaaccaggacaacCAGAGCAGCCAGATCAACCAGGTGGTCCAGGCAAACCAGaacagccaggcaaaccaggacagccaggcaaaccaggaaagccaggacaaccagggcaaccaggacagccaggcaaaccaggacagccaggcaaaccaggaaaGCCAGAACAACCAGATCAACCAGGTGgtccaggcaaaccaggacagccaggcaaaccaggacagccaggcaaaccaggacaaccaggccAACCAGGGCAACCatgtcaaccaggacagccaggtcaaccagaaGAACCAAACCAGCCAGATCAACCAGGTGgtccaggcaaaccaggacagccaggcaaaccaggacagccaggtcaaccagggcaaccaggcaaaccaggacagccaggcaaaccaggaaaGCCAGGACAACCATGgcagccaggacaaccaggacagccaggcaaaccagatcaaccaggtcaaccaggtcAACAAGGGCAACCAGGACAGGCAGATCAACCAGGACAGACCGGACAACCAGATCAACCAGGAACTGCAGGAAAACCTGGAAAGGGAGGAAAGACAATTCATACGAGTGCGACTTCGAGCCAAGCTCAGAGAGAGCAGCGAGCCAGTAGTCAATCGAATTATGAAGCAATTGATGCTAATGGAAATTCCTTCCAGAAAAAATCGGAGCAACAACAAGTATCTTCTGAACAAGCTTCTTCATCTAGCTTTGATAAGGAGGAGTTCGATAGAGACGGCAGTTTTAAGAAATCCAGCCACAAACAGGCTTCTGTCGGCCAAGAAGCATCTTCGAGTGAAAGCAGCGAAATGCAAAAAAGCCAAGGAGGCGGCTCTGATGTTAGAAAGAGCTCTCAAACTCAGTCTGAGAGTCAAAGACAAGCGGCATTCAGCAATCAAGAAGAATTCAGCTCCGGTGGTTCTAGTTCCAGCAGTGAGCAAGTCATGAAAGAGTCATCATTGGTTAAATCTGAGCAATCCTCATCTTCTGCGTCTGAAACAAGCTCAAGCGAAGCCGACTTGAGCTCAGACGAAAGAAGCCGTAGCAGTTTTTCTTCATCATCAAGTTCATCATCTAGCTTCTCATCTTCCTCATCCTCATCATCTGAGACCATTGAGGAAGAAtgttga